A stretch of Telopea speciosissima isolate NSW1024214 ecotype Mountain lineage chromosome 11, Tspe_v1, whole genome shotgun sequence DNA encodes these proteins:
- the LOC122644594 gene encoding F-box/FBD/LRR-repeat protein At1g13570-like isoform X2 gives MGNWESAAISSRIDPFCFRYILGFIPCFPFRMEMGPCSTQDMLNNLPESILENIFSRLSMRDVVRTSVLSTKWRYKWISIPHLIFNDECIPVSNGSLHHNKLVKIINHVLLLHRGPILTFKICSSQLQTCPEIESWILYLSSNSLTKFELQVSKSERHIVPPRLFSFRQLIHLKLVGCVIVPPVSFKGFSCLTSLVFQKVTLSDPTLKCLVSTCPQLERLTLIDIDGPILIELSNPKLKYLHIYGEFIAMCLKDLRLLDYARFYATTVARPDQRRTCNISNILGSLLGIQKLVMGGWFLQVIKPCDFHIYSAIGTQSFTFTFAFILLQSLAVDDVPRRLPSTYDHLKSISLPLNAKDMKEILVAIYLLNSSPNLQELEILLWHNRDSAIVPVMDLQKAKDQLKSTFNKLRVVKFSKLFGMEIELVLIRFILANSPVLETMNIIPRKNGIEELLLKQLLQFERASPLAEVVCLDPET, from the exons ATGGGTAACTG GGAAAGTGCAGCTATTTCGTCCAGGATTGATCCTTTCTGTTTCCGGTACATTTTAGGGTTCATTCCGTGCTTTCCGTTCAG GATGGAAATGGGTCCTTGTTCAACTCAAGACATGTTGAATAATCTGCCAGAAAGTATACTAGAAAACATCTTTTCACGTTTGTCAATGAGAGATGTCGTGAGGACCAGTGTCCTATCGACTAAGTGGAGATACAAATGGATTTCAATTCCACATCTCATATTCAATGATGAATGTATACCAGTTTCTAATGGTTCACTTCATCATAATAAACTTGTGAAAATTATCAATCATGTTCTCCTACTTCATAGAGGCCCAATTCTGACATTCAAGATCTGTAGTTCGCAGTTGCAAACCTGTCCAGAGATAGAAAGTTGGATTCTTTACCTCTCATCAAATTCTTTGACAAAATTTGAACTTCAGGTTTCTAAATCCGAGCGTCATATTGTTCCTCCACGTTTATTCTCCTTTAGACAACTGATTCATCTAAAACTGGTTGGTTGTGTAATTGTGCCTCCTGTAAGCTTCAAAGGCTTTAGCTGTCTCACAAGTCTGGTTTTTCAAAAAGTTACACTCTCTGATCCGACATTGAAATGTTTGGTTTCTACCTGCCCTCAACTAGAAAGGTTGACATTGATTGATATCGATGGTCCTATTCTTATTGAACTTAGCAATCCAAAACTCAAGTACTTGCATATCTATGGAGAATTCATTGCTATGTGCCTCAAAGATTTGAGACTTTTAGATTATGCAAGATTTTATGCAACAACTGTGGCTCGTCCTGACCAACGGAGAACCTGCAATATTAGCAACATTCTTGGCTCTCTACTCGGTATTCAAAAGCTTGTCATGGGAGGCTGGTTTCTACAGGTAATAAAACCTTGTGATTTTCATATTTACTCAGCAATTGGCACACAATCTTTTACATTTACTTTTGCTTTCATTCTATTACAGTCTTTAGCTGTTGATGATGTGCCTAGGAGGCTTCCTTCTACTTATGATCATTTGAAGAGCATATCCTTACCATTAAATGCGAAGGATATGAAAGAGATTTTAGTTGCTATATATTTACTTAATAGCTCCCCTAATTTGCAAGAGCTTGAAATCTTG CTCTGGCATAATAGGGATTCTGCAATTGTTCCTGTCATGGATCTGCAAAAAGCAAAGGATCAGTTGAAGTCTACATTCAACAAACTTCGGGTTGTGAAATTTTCTAAACTCTTTGGCATGGAAATTGAATTGGTACTCATTAGATTTATCCTTGCCAATTCGCCAGTGCTTGAGACGATGAATATTATTCCTAGAAAAAACGGCATTGAAGAATTATTGTTAAAACAGTTGCTTCAATTCGAAAGAGCTTCGCCACTAGCAGAAGTTGTGTGCTTGGACCCTGAAACTTGA
- the LOC122644594 gene encoding F-box/FBD/LRR-repeat protein At1g13570-like isoform X1, producing MVYCRESAAISSRIDPFCFRYILGFIPCFPFRMEMGPCSTQDMLNNLPESILENIFSRLSMRDVVRTSVLSTKWRYKWISIPHLIFNDECIPVSNGSLHHNKLVKIINHVLLLHRGPILTFKICSSQLQTCPEIESWILYLSSNSLTKFELQVSKSERHIVPPRLFSFRQLIHLKLVGCVIVPPVSFKGFSCLTSLVFQKVTLSDPTLKCLVSTCPQLERLTLIDIDGPILIELSNPKLKYLHIYGEFIAMCLKDLRLLDYARFYATTVARPDQRRTCNISNILGSLLGIQKLVMGGWFLQVIKPCDFHIYSAIGTQSFTFTFAFILLQSLAVDDVPRRLPSTYDHLKSISLPLNAKDMKEILVAIYLLNSSPNLQELEILLWHNRDSAIVPVMDLQKAKDQLKSTFNKLRVVKFSKLFGMEIELVLIRFILANSPVLETMNIIPRKNGIEELLLKQLLQFERASPLAEVVCLDPET from the exons ATGGTATATTGCAGGGAAAGTGCAGCTATTTCGTCCAGGATTGATCCTTTCTGTTTCCGGTACATTTTAGGGTTCATTCCGTGCTTTCCGTTCAG GATGGAAATGGGTCCTTGTTCAACTCAAGACATGTTGAATAATCTGCCAGAAAGTATACTAGAAAACATCTTTTCACGTTTGTCAATGAGAGATGTCGTGAGGACCAGTGTCCTATCGACTAAGTGGAGATACAAATGGATTTCAATTCCACATCTCATATTCAATGATGAATGTATACCAGTTTCTAATGGTTCACTTCATCATAATAAACTTGTGAAAATTATCAATCATGTTCTCCTACTTCATAGAGGCCCAATTCTGACATTCAAGATCTGTAGTTCGCAGTTGCAAACCTGTCCAGAGATAGAAAGTTGGATTCTTTACCTCTCATCAAATTCTTTGACAAAATTTGAACTTCAGGTTTCTAAATCCGAGCGTCATATTGTTCCTCCACGTTTATTCTCCTTTAGACAACTGATTCATCTAAAACTGGTTGGTTGTGTAATTGTGCCTCCTGTAAGCTTCAAAGGCTTTAGCTGTCTCACAAGTCTGGTTTTTCAAAAAGTTACACTCTCTGATCCGACATTGAAATGTTTGGTTTCTACCTGCCCTCAACTAGAAAGGTTGACATTGATTGATATCGATGGTCCTATTCTTATTGAACTTAGCAATCCAAAACTCAAGTACTTGCATATCTATGGAGAATTCATTGCTATGTGCCTCAAAGATTTGAGACTTTTAGATTATGCAAGATTTTATGCAACAACTGTGGCTCGTCCTGACCAACGGAGAACCTGCAATATTAGCAACATTCTTGGCTCTCTACTCGGTATTCAAAAGCTTGTCATGGGAGGCTGGTTTCTACAGGTAATAAAACCTTGTGATTTTCATATTTACTCAGCAATTGGCACACAATCTTTTACATTTACTTTTGCTTTCATTCTATTACAGTCTTTAGCTGTTGATGATGTGCCTAGGAGGCTTCCTTCTACTTATGATCATTTGAAGAGCATATCCTTACCATTAAATGCGAAGGATATGAAAGAGATTTTAGTTGCTATATATTTACTTAATAGCTCCCCTAATTTGCAAGAGCTTGAAATCTTG CTCTGGCATAATAGGGATTCTGCAATTGTTCCTGTCATGGATCTGCAAAAAGCAAAGGATCAGTTGAAGTCTACATTCAACAAACTTCGGGTTGTGAAATTTTCTAAACTCTTTGGCATGGAAATTGAATTGGTACTCATTAGATTTATCCTTGCCAATTCGCCAGTGCTTGAGACGATGAATATTATTCCTAGAAAAAACGGCATTGAAGAATTATTGTTAAAACAGTTGCTTCAATTCGAAAGAGCTTCGCCACTAGCAGAAGTTGTGTGCTTGGACCCTGAAACTTGA
- the LOC122644594 gene encoding F-box/FBD/LRR-repeat protein At1g13570-like isoform X3, with the protein MVYCRESAAISSRIDPFCFRYILGFIPCFPFRMEMGPCSTQDMLNNLPESILENIFSRLSMRDVVRTSVLSTKWRYKWISIPHLIFNDECIPVSNGSLHHNKLVKIINHVLLLHRGPILTFKICSSQLQTCPEIESWILYLSSNSLTKFELQVSKSERHIVPPRLFSFRQLIHLKLVGCVIVPPVSFKGFSCLTSLVFQKVTLSDPTLKCLVSTCPQLERLTLIDIDGPILIELSNPKLKYLHIYGEFIAMCLKDLRLLDYARFYATTVARPDQRRTCNISNILGSLLGIQKLVMGGWFLQSLAVDDVPRRLPSTYDHLKSISLPLNAKDMKEILVAIYLLNSSPNLQELEILLWHNRDSAIVPVMDLQKAKDQLKSTFNKLRVVKFSKLFGMEIELVLIRFILANSPVLETMNIIPRKNGIEELLLKQLLQFERASPLAEVVCLDPET; encoded by the exons ATGGTATATTGCAGGGAAAGTGCAGCTATTTCGTCCAGGATTGATCCTTTCTGTTTCCGGTACATTTTAGGGTTCATTCCGTGCTTTCCGTTCAG GATGGAAATGGGTCCTTGTTCAACTCAAGACATGTTGAATAATCTGCCAGAAAGTATACTAGAAAACATCTTTTCACGTTTGTCAATGAGAGATGTCGTGAGGACCAGTGTCCTATCGACTAAGTGGAGATACAAATGGATTTCAATTCCACATCTCATATTCAATGATGAATGTATACCAGTTTCTAATGGTTCACTTCATCATAATAAACTTGTGAAAATTATCAATCATGTTCTCCTACTTCATAGAGGCCCAATTCTGACATTCAAGATCTGTAGTTCGCAGTTGCAAACCTGTCCAGAGATAGAAAGTTGGATTCTTTACCTCTCATCAAATTCTTTGACAAAATTTGAACTTCAGGTTTCTAAATCCGAGCGTCATATTGTTCCTCCACGTTTATTCTCCTTTAGACAACTGATTCATCTAAAACTGGTTGGTTGTGTAATTGTGCCTCCTGTAAGCTTCAAAGGCTTTAGCTGTCTCACAAGTCTGGTTTTTCAAAAAGTTACACTCTCTGATCCGACATTGAAATGTTTGGTTTCTACCTGCCCTCAACTAGAAAGGTTGACATTGATTGATATCGATGGTCCTATTCTTATTGAACTTAGCAATCCAAAACTCAAGTACTTGCATATCTATGGAGAATTCATTGCTATGTGCCTCAAAGATTTGAGACTTTTAGATTATGCAAGATTTTATGCAACAACTGTGGCTCGTCCTGACCAACGGAGAACCTGCAATATTAGCAACATTCTTGGCTCTCTACTCGGTATTCAAAAGCTTGTCATGGGAGGCTGGTTTCTACAG TCTTTAGCTGTTGATGATGTGCCTAGGAGGCTTCCTTCTACTTATGATCATTTGAAGAGCATATCCTTACCATTAAATGCGAAGGATATGAAAGAGATTTTAGTTGCTATATATTTACTTAATAGCTCCCCTAATTTGCAAGAGCTTGAAATCTTG CTCTGGCATAATAGGGATTCTGCAATTGTTCCTGTCATGGATCTGCAAAAAGCAAAGGATCAGTTGAAGTCTACATTCAACAAACTTCGGGTTGTGAAATTTTCTAAACTCTTTGGCATGGAAATTGAATTGGTACTCATTAGATTTATCCTTGCCAATTCGCCAGTGCTTGAGACGATGAATATTATTCCTAGAAAAAACGGCATTGAAGAATTATTGTTAAAACAGTTGCTTCAATTCGAAAGAGCTTCGCCACTAGCAGAAGTTGTGTGCTTGGACCCTGAAACTTGA